The uncultured Mailhella sp. genome segment TCCGTGAATGAAAAGCATCGCTGGGTTCATGTGAAGGCTCGTCGATAAGTGATTGTCGAGGTTCGACGGACTTTCCGTTATACGTCGTCCCCCCGAAGGATGGAGGAATATGATGAACAGCCGTGAGAATGCCAGCTATTCTGGCTTATCCAAAAGATCGACTCTTCTGGCCGCCGTCGGTCTTGCGCTCGTTTCGGGGGGAATCGCCCTCTTGGCCTGCTTTTCCCAGCTTGAGAGCCGTCGTCTCGACGTCATGCAGCGCTTTGAGCAGGACGTGACGGCCTGGCTCGACGGCGCGAGGCGTGACGTGGAAATCTGGAATGCAGATATGAAGAAGCTTCGTCTCCGCATCAGCGAATCCGAAACCTATCGCCTGTTCTCCGGCGATCTTTTCGGCCTGGACAGCCGTGTGGCCGGCGTCATCAACAGCGCGGAGCAGACGGGCAATCTTCCCGGTCCTGCGGCTGTGCTCTCCGAAGAAGTGCCCGCCATCCGCAGAATCCTGCTGGAGTTCATGAACTACAACGGACTTCTCGACGCCCGCCTCGTCAACAAAAACGGTCAGACCATTCTTTCCGCGTTCAGCACGCCTTCGCCGCTTTCGCCGGAGCAGAACAGCGCGGCGCAGCAGACCATGAAGACGGGAGAAACGTCGTTCCTTCCCGTGCGGGGAAGCGTCAACGGTCTGGCGCTCGACGTCTTCGAGCCCGTCTATGATCTGGATTCTCCCGAAAAGTGCGTGGCGGTGTTCATGTCGTCGGTGCCCGTGCTCAGCAAGGTGACGCAGTTCACGGCGCGGCCGAAGCAGAACGACATGTCCACGGCGGCCATGGTGCAGCGCCGGGGCGACGTGTGGGAAAAAATGCAGGTTCCTTCTCCGGTGGCGGTTCCCGCGGCGCTCGGCAAGGAGCTTGCCGACCACAAGGGCGTGCTGCCTTTCGGGCTGCGCGAAAGCGTTTCCGAGGGGGGCGGCATGGTGTATTCCATGTCCGTGTTTTTCCCCGGCCTGGAGTGGAGTCTCGTGCATGAAACGCCGGAATCCGTGGTGGAAGGCATGGTGTTCCGCGCCGAACTGCCCGTGTATGCGGTCGGCGTGCTGGCCTGGATCAGCTTCATGCTGCTGAGCGGCCTTCTCTGGTGGATGGGCTTCGGACGTCAGCAGCGCGCCGTGGCTGCCGAACTTCGGCGTCTCAATCAGATCATTTCCCGGCAGAAGGAGCTTCTGGACAGCGTCAATCTTTCTCTCGACGTCGGTCTTTTCATGGCGGACGTGAAGGGACAGATCCGCGTCTGCAACCCTGCGCTCGCGGCCATTCTCGGCAAGGACGAAAAGGACGTCAGCGAGCAGATGATTTTCAGCTGCTTCCCCACGGACGCGGCAACGCTTCTTCTCGATCGCATCCGGCAGGTCGCCATCAACAATCGGGAGGAAGGCTGCGAAATTTATCTGGAGCGGGACGGCGAAAAGCGTCTGTACCGCGTCACCCTGTTCCCGTTCATGGACGCCGGCGGCGAGAGCGTGCGCAACAGCATTCGCGGCGCGGTGGTCAGCATGAAGGACATCACGGAATTTCGCCGTCAGAGCCTGCGCATGCGGCAGCGTCAGAAGAGCCTTATTGAGGCTTTTACCCGCGCTGAGGAAAGCGTGGATCCCTATCTGGCCGGTCACTCGCAGCGCATGGCAAAGCTGGGCGAACTGCTGTCCGTCGAAATGGGCCTGTCCGAAGACGGCAGGAACACCGTAGTCATGGGAGCCATGCTTTCCCAGGTCGGCAAGCTGTTCATTCCGAGGGAGCTGCTCACCAAGAAAGGCAAACTTACTCCGGAAGAGCTCGATCAGGTGCATCAGGCTCCGGAGCACGCCTTCCGTCTGATGGAAAATGTGGACTTCGATCTTCCCATTGCCAGGGCTCTGCATGAAATGTATGAGAACATGGATGGTTCCGGCTATCCCAACCATTTGAAGGGTGAGGAAATCCTGCCCGAAGCCCGCGTGCTCGGCGTGCTCAACGCCTTCTG includes the following:
- a CDS encoding HD domain-containing phosphohydrolase is translated as MMNSRENASYSGLSKRSTLLAAVGLALVSGGIALLACFSQLESRRLDVMQRFEQDVTAWLDGARRDVEIWNADMKKLRLRISESETYRLFSGDLFGLDSRVAGVINSAEQTGNLPGPAAVLSEEVPAIRRILLEFMNYNGLLDARLVNKNGQTILSAFSTPSPLSPEQNSAAQQTMKTGETSFLPVRGSVNGLALDVFEPVYDLDSPEKCVAVFMSSVPVLSKVTQFTARPKQNDMSTAAMVQRRGDVWEKMQVPSPVAVPAALGKELADHKGVLPFGLRESVSEGGGMVYSMSVFFPGLEWSLVHETPESVVEGMVFRAELPVYAVGVLAWISFMLLSGLLWWMGFGRQQRAVAAELRRLNQIISRQKELLDSVNLSLDVGLFMADVKGQIRVCNPALAAILGKDEKDVSEQMIFSCFPTDAATLLLDRIRQVAINNREEGCEIYLERDGEKRLYRVTLFPFMDAGGESVRNSIRGAVVSMKDITEFRRQSLRMRQRQKSLIEAFTRAEESVDPYLAGHSQRMAKLGELLSVEMGLSEDGRNTVVMGAMLSQVGKLFIPRELLTKKGKLTPEELDQVHQAPEHAFRLMENVDFDLPIARALHEMYENMDGSGYPNHLKGEEILPEARVLGVLNAFCAMVSSRAYRKGMDERQAVEELMNNARFDQTVVNHLRNVLKTPEGMVAARS